DNA from Nitrospira sp.:
TGCTCGGCCAATTGATGCAATTCGAATTCGCCATACTGTTCGCTCGACAGGGTGATCGTCACAATCGGGATGTCGTTCACGTCCTTCGGCTTGACCACAAAGGGTTCGGCCCCCGGTGGCAACAGGTCCTGATTCGACATCAGCTTATCGTAGAGATCGACCAGACTCTGCTCCATCTGCTGGCCGACGTAGAAGCGGACGATGATCAGCGCGCCCCCTGGCCGCGAGATCGAATACACGTACTCCACGCCCTTGATTTCGGAGATCTTGCGCTCGAAGGGCTTGGTCAGCTGCTCTTCGACAATTTTGGCGGAGGCGCCGGGAAAGGGCAGCCAGACGTCGGCCATGGGGACGACGATCTGAGGCTCTTCTTCACGCGGCGTGACGACGACCGCAAACAGGCCCAGCAACAATGCCCCCGCCATAATGAGCGGCGTCAGCTTGCTCCCGATGAAGAGGGCGGCGATGCGGCCCGAAAGGCCGGGACGATAGTTCGTCATTCGTTCACCCTTATTGAGTTGAAGGTTTCACGTAAGAGAGCCCGCTATCAGAAACCTGAGCGACAGAACTCCCACCTTTTGACCAAGGTGACTGACAAGACACGGTACAGGGTGTCGGAACGGCTGGTGAGGCTGTCGTATCGACGATCTTGACTGCCATGCCATCGATACCGCGGGTCGCATCGAGCAGCACGGACTCGCCGACATGCACACCGGACAGGATTTCGACCTGTTGGTCGAGCCGCCGACCGACTTTGACCCAGCGAAGGCGGCCGATCTGATCCGAGCCAACGGCAAAGACGCTCGTGAGTTCACCGCGTTCGACGACGGCGGTCCCTGGCACGAGAATCGTCTTGCTCGTTCCTTTATCCAATTGGAATCGTCCGAACATGCCGGTTTTCAGCCCCGGTTCAGCAGGCAAGTCCACTTTCACGGTGAACGTGTGGGTTTGCGAATCGCCGGCCGGCAGAATTTGACCGACGACGCCGTCCAGCGCTTGTTCACCCAAGGCGTCGATGACCACAGCAATCTTGTCTCCGAGAGATACCGATCTCAAATCTCCCTCCGCCACCGTTGCTTTAAGCCGTAGTTGTCGGGGATTTTCCATTCTCAATAAGAGCTGTCCCGGCGAGGCCAATTCACCTGCTTCCACCATTTTCTCGGTAATCACGCCGTCGAACGGCGCTTTGACCATCGTATAACTCAGCTGGGCGAGCACTGTCGTACGGTTGGCTTCCGCTACCTTGTAGGCACGAGTCGCATTCTCCATCTCTTGTTTTGAAACGGCATCTTGGGCGTACAATTGGTTCATGCGGTCGAGCTGGGCCTTCGTGTTTTCTACTTCCGCCGTGGCGCGCGCCAAGTCGGCCCGTACGTCGCGGTTATCCAGCTGAATAAGCGTCTGTCCCTTGACGACCGGCGTGCCTTCTCGAACGAACAGTGTGTCGATAGTTCCTTGGATGCGACTGGAAAGCGCAGCCTGGAAGATCGCCGCCACCTGGCCGGTCACTTCAATACGAATCGGCACCGAAGTGTGTTTGACCTCGACAACCTCAGCCTGAATAGCCTCCTGTGAAGCGGCCGAAACCACCGCCCTGCCGGGCTCCTCCTTAGACCCACAACCGGCCAGTAGAAACGTCGTTGCAATTAAGCATCGTGTTGCTATCATGTTTGATCCTGCTTCAGCTCAAAGAAATCTGAGCCTGATGTTCAGGTTGAATTATCGATAGGCGCAGCCC
Protein-coding regions in this window:
- a CDS encoding efflux RND transporter periplasmic adaptor subunit, with protein sequence MIATRCLIATTFLLAGCGSKEEPGRAVVSAASQEAIQAEVVEVKHTSVPIRIEVTGQVAAIFQAALSSRIQGTIDTLFVREGTPVVKGQTLIQLDNRDVRADLARATAEVENTKAQLDRMNQLYAQDAVSKQEMENATRAYKVAEANRTTVLAQLSYTMVKAPFDGVITEKMVEAGELASPGQLLLRMENPRQLRLKATVAEGDLRSVSLGDKIAVVIDALGEQALDGVVGQILPAGDSQTHTFTVKVDLPAEPGLKTGMFGRFQLDKGTSKTILVPGTAVVERGELTSVFAVGSDQIGRLRWVKVGRRLDQQVEILSGVHVGESVLLDATRGIDGMAVKIVDTTASPAVPTPCTVSCQSPWSKGGSSVAQVSDSGLSYVKPSTQ